In Rhizobium jaguaris, a single window of DNA contains:
- a CDS encoding cysteine rich repeat-containing protein, with protein sequence MSRRSNLFAAVALACIVHGGLVQAQTMSYADAITKLAGDCGSDIHKFCSGLNLGGGRIADCLQQNAAKVSPTCKASVASVVQSISLREQAQAAYSDVCRFDIAQRCRGIKGDGNILACLVKNKLTTDKCSQAITDAGWR encoded by the coding sequence ATGTCGAGGAGAAGCAATCTTTTCGCGGCGGTTGCGCTTGCCTGCATTGTGCACGGCGGGCTCGTGCAGGCCCAGACCATGAGCTATGCGGATGCGATCACGAAACTGGCGGGCGACTGCGGTTCCGACATCCACAAATTCTGCAGCGGTCTGAACCTCGGTGGCGGCCGCATCGCCGATTGTCTCCAGCAGAACGCCGCGAAGGTGTCGCCGACCTGCAAGGCCTCGGTCGCCAGCGTCGTCCAGTCGATCAGCCTGCGCGAGCAGGCGCAGGCGGCCTATAGCGACGTCTGCAGGTTCGACATTGCCCAGCGCTGCAGAGGCATCAAGGGCGACGGCAATATTCTCGCCTGCCTCGTCAAGAACAAGCTGACCACCGACAAGTGCAGCCAGGCAATCACCGATGCAGGCTGGAGGTAA
- a CDS encoding tetratricopeptide repeat protein, with protein MLLIDERLSAARGHRSAGRNDDASLLYESVLDVSPSNIPALKELAAIRLTEGRLDEAMDLAMRAASRVNDDCEVFALLARVALLSDRSDVAAVAIEQGLTQDPHHPEINKLKAGTLLQGGDQKAAERLLIAALRHHPNDAGLLTALSQMYLDDGLSEPALAYSHKALTQNPDNPDLLALVGSQLSVLGNHAEALPYLERAHLQQPSNVPLLSYLAETLLSVGQLTEAHRLAKRVVTLMPHLLSGWQTYVKVMAYRGDAEAALAEFVAIAKQHPEKIEAALTLAGAYRISGNPAQALRLLQPLAAKFATLSPTRKMLATALIRDCCLTLGLFDKVAATFPQTDLHAMLGLTQHGGKNAENDELPAALAETSLVIDGNLSSLDAMVLLRFNLCPPETGPPTRVLGASSLADIVALMPGKRFEANDMPEADDRDDIVRALPLSYTLALPEGMRGTMTSTVPYARAPEERREIWRRSLAGLPRPLIALAWDATRPGLLLDDYRTAFNGFQGTLVSVMWDEARHQLSDWSLVIDAGVHFTSMADLAAVIAETDAIIGPNGVPLHLAGAMGAKALLLTLPNWPWYWHNQDGVSSWYPTVKVLKTGTIGSWAAGIEEIAPAIGEFCRSLCVPSLASNGRDPTNLSAAERGKP; from the coding sequence ATGTTGCTGATCGACGAACGGCTCTCCGCCGCCAGAGGCCACCGGTCCGCCGGGCGCAATGATGACGCCAGTCTACTCTATGAGAGCGTGCTGGATGTCAGTCCCTCGAACATCCCCGCCCTCAAGGAACTCGCGGCGATCCGCCTAACGGAAGGCCGGCTGGACGAGGCGATGGATCTTGCCATGCGCGCTGCGTCACGGGTCAACGATGATTGCGAGGTTTTCGCGCTGCTTGCTAGGGTGGCGCTTCTATCGGACCGTTCGGATGTCGCGGCCGTCGCCATCGAGCAGGGCCTGACGCAGGATCCGCATCATCCCGAAATCAACAAGCTCAAAGCAGGCACATTGCTGCAGGGCGGCGATCAGAAGGCTGCCGAACGGTTGCTCATCGCAGCTTTGAGACATCATCCGAACGATGCCGGTCTGCTGACCGCGCTGTCGCAGATGTATCTGGACGACGGCCTGTCGGAGCCGGCGTTGGCCTACAGCCATAAGGCCCTCACCCAGAATCCGGACAATCCCGACCTGCTCGCACTCGTCGGCTCGCAGCTTTCCGTCCTCGGCAACCATGCCGAAGCCCTCCCTTACCTGGAGCGCGCCCATCTGCAGCAGCCTTCGAATGTTCCTCTTCTGAGCTACCTCGCCGAAACGCTTCTCAGTGTCGGTCAACTGACGGAAGCGCATCGCCTGGCCAAGCGTGTCGTCACCCTGATGCCGCACCTTCTCTCCGGCTGGCAGACTTATGTGAAGGTCATGGCCTACCGTGGCGACGCAGAAGCCGCGCTCGCCGAATTCGTTGCGATCGCCAAGCAGCACCCCGAAAAAATCGAGGCGGCGCTGACGCTTGCCGGCGCCTACAGAATTTCCGGCAATCCGGCTCAGGCGCTGCGCCTGCTGCAGCCGCTGGCGGCCAAATTCGCGACGCTGAGCCCGACACGCAAGATGTTGGCCACGGCTCTCATCCGCGATTGCTGCCTGACGCTGGGGCTCTTCGACAAGGTGGCGGCCACATTCCCGCAGACGGATCTGCATGCCATGCTCGGCCTGACGCAACATGGCGGGAAAAACGCCGAAAACGATGAGCTACCTGCGGCGCTTGCCGAAACGAGCCTGGTCATCGACGGCAATCTCTCCAGCCTCGATGCCATGGTCTTGCTGCGCTTCAACCTGTGCCCGCCGGAAACCGGCCCTCCGACGAGAGTGCTCGGGGCGTCAAGCCTTGCCGATATCGTCGCTCTCATGCCAGGCAAACGTTTCGAAGCCAATGACATGCCGGAGGCCGACGACAGGGATGACATCGTCCGCGCCCTGCCGCTCTCCTACACCCTGGCACTTCCCGAGGGCATGCGCGGCACTATGACCTCGACCGTACCCTATGCCAGAGCACCCGAGGAGAGGCGGGAAATCTGGCGCCGCTCGCTTGCCGGACTGCCACGGCCGTTAATTGCACTGGCGTGGGACGCAACGCGCCCGGGGCTGCTCCTTGACGACTACCGGACCGCCTTCAACGGTTTCCAGGGCACCCTCGTCAGCGTCATGTGGGACGAAGCGCGCCATCAACTTTCCGATTGGTCTCTCGTGATCGATGCCGGCGTTCATTTCACGTCGATGGCCGATCTTGCCGCTGTTATCGCCGAGACGGATGCGATCATCGGCCCGAACGGAGTTCCCCTGCATCTGGCCGGCGCCATGGGCGCGAAAGCCCTGCTGCTGACGCTACCGAACTGGCCGTGGTACTGGCATAACCAGGATGGCGTTTCATCCTGGTATCCTACCGTGAAGGTCCTCAAGACTGGGACCATCGGCAGCTGGGCCGCGGGGATCGAGGAAATTGCACCGGCGATCGGAGAATTCTGCCGCTCTCTGTGCGTCCCGTCCCTCGCATCGAACGGTCGTGATCCGACTAACCTTTCCGCAGCCGAGAGAGGCAAGCCATGA
- a CDS encoding DUF3540 domain-containing protein yields the protein MTGPMTSRSTVQHAATKLPPAASNGLIRGTVKTLMTATEAGVETDAGESVLARQAASCLLAPAIGDRVLLCMIGSETYVLAVLERESQHAAEISVPGARKVTISAGETLELSAPSMNLAARQLTLLARNMAHAGQILTSNFKTIVETVIDKTIGARSLTTKADVRTAVITEVETLNAGTLVQNIDTVATQNSEIALVTAQRDVRLDAERVSVG from the coding sequence ATGACAGGACCCATGACGAGCCGATCGACGGTTCAGCATGCCGCGACAAAACTGCCGCCGGCCGCCTCCAACGGATTGATCCGCGGCACGGTGAAAACTCTGATGACCGCTACTGAGGCAGGCGTCGAGACCGACGCAGGAGAGAGCGTTCTTGCCCGGCAAGCGGCAAGCTGCCTGCTAGCGCCGGCGATCGGCGATCGCGTCCTTCTCTGCATGATCGGCAGCGAAACCTATGTCCTTGCCGTCCTTGAACGGGAAAGCCAGCACGCGGCCGAAATTTCCGTTCCCGGAGCCCGCAAGGTTACCATCAGCGCCGGCGAAACGCTGGAGCTGAGTGCGCCCTCGATGAACCTCGCCGCGCGGCAATTGACCCTGCTCGCGCGCAACATGGCGCATGCGGGCCAGATTCTGACCAGCAATTTCAAGACCATCGTCGAAACCGTCATCGACAAGACGATCGGCGCCCGCAGCCTGACGACAAAAGCGGACGTACGAACCGCTGTCATTACCGAGGTGGAGACGCTGAATGCCGGCACGCTGGTGCAAAACATCGACACGGTCGCCACGCAAAACAGCGAGATCGCCCTTGTCACAGCCCAGCGTGATGTCAGGCTGGATGCGGAGCGCGTCAGTGTCGGCTGA